In Camelina sativa cultivar DH55 chromosome 17, Cs, whole genome shotgun sequence, the genomic stretch ttaaaatcctaggtgAACAGTCTTAGAAACTTATAGctcatacttttattttgtataattactAAAAGGTTCCGGGGCTAGATCCGTACATCCTCTCGGGCCAGGcaccaaaacattttatattttatattttatagggAAACACTTATATTTATCGTATCTATTTCATTATTTTCGCACAACAAAACCATATTCAATACCGAGTACAAAGTTTGTTCCTCCCTCCATATCTACAATTTGCTTAAGCCACAAAGGAAGACATCTTGGGACATGATTCTCTTAGCTATTTATATAGACACATTGGGTAAGCTTATCGTCCTCCAAGCATTTTTATTGTGAGTGAATGTAATCTCTATATTATTCTTGAagattgttttcttaatcttgatccgttttttttaatcactcaTAAGAtcgattaatattttttctatatttcaatattcaaaacgtctaagtaaaacaaaattgcTAATTTGAGCTTCGGATATGTCTTGGTCTCCTCCTACCATTTGACCTCtcgctttttttctttctccctcAATACTCTTGATAACATTTCACAGATCTAGTAAAAGATACATTAACAAGAAAATTGAcataattcaaaagaaaagagaagtataaggacagataaaaaaatatgataaaaagtAAAAGGTTGAATATGTAAAATCGTAAAGTTTCCGTCCTAATCTGAAATTTTGACAAGTAAACAGAGAACGAcgtcttcctttttttttttttttttttttttttttttttttttttttttttttttNatacaaaaaaaaatagttcggCCTTTCGCAAGCTAAAGGGGAGGgggaaggtgaagaagaaacctGCAAAAATCCCTTCCCTTCTTCTTTATCACCATTTCTTCCTTTATCCGCCATACCCATATCACAGATACGGAGACGATGAAGCAGTGTAGTCATGGAATTGATGGTTTACGAACGGGTCTCTCACCATCCGCTAGACCTTTCGCaattggttcttcttcttcgaccaTTTCTCTCAAATCTGAACACGAAGATTCCATCTGGGGTGATTACACTTTAGACCTTTCCTTCTTATCCTCTGATGATCAGAGAAGTGGCGTCGGTGATGATGATTCCTTATCTAACTTGTCTCGCGATGTCGAGCCTACCAAAGGTATCTTCTTAGACTCTTCCCTCTTCTCGTGTTTGTGAAATTTTATGCTATTTGTTATTTGGATTGAGGAATAAGTGTGGATAGAGAGATTTTGGTGTATAGTGTTATAATCTTGTGGAGGCTATAACTGTTGTGTGACACTTTTGCAGAAGGATTGTTTTTGGTGGACAAGATAGCTTGCTCTGGGAAGGTTTTGGAAAACCCTAATCCAGTTATCTTGAAATTGCCTGAGGTATTGATTGAGTCCTCAGATGATGCCAAGTTGGGTCTGTCCTGTATCAACACAACACCTGTCAGGTCTGAGAAAACTTCTATAGAGTCTGATCAAGATGACTCTGAGGAAGACTCTCCTTGCTGGAAAGGTATGCATTCTCACAAGACTTCCAGACGTTCTACTGATGATCTTAGTGGGTTTCGTAGATTGAATCCTTTGGCACCTCAGTTTATACCATCTAATTCTAAGAAGAAACTCGAAAAATGTGATGAGAATGGTTCTTTGAAGAAGTCTCTGTCTTCAACTTTTCCATCATCGTCTGGAGAGTTCAACTTAACTGATCCTATTGAAGATGGAAGCAATGATGCAGCAAAGACAAGCATCTTGACCCACAATACAgatgaaatttttggttttgtatctaGTGATAGTACATCCAAGACCGTGAGCATGTCAGATTCTAGAAATGAATTCCTACCATTTAAAAGGTTGGATCCTTTGGCCCCTGTCTTTGTTCCCTCTAGTGCAAAACTAAGTCCTTCTGTCCATGAGAAGCAAGGAGCCTTTGAGACAAATGGAATTTCTCTTATTTCTTTAGATGATAAGTCACTAAATAAGGTCAAGGTAGTGACATCTTCTGGAGAAGTTGGCCACAGTTTTAAGAGTCGATATGGTGGTCGTGATTTAAATTCAACATCTTCATACAATCCGTGGATTGAATCTGACGCTGGATTTACTGAGTATGCAAAACCAGGAAGCTCCAGCAACAAATCTCATGGTCAGCGGAGATTGAATCCATTGGCTCGTCAGTTCTCTCTTGCAGATACTAAACCGAAAGCATATGACTATGAGAAGAACCAAGCTGCAGATGATTTATCGCTAGTGGGGAATACTGCCGGTTTCTACCTTCCAAGTCCTTACAGGGACCATAGTGTAGTAGATGCAGACTTAGCACAATCCCCAGTATATGTGGAATGTGGCCTTCCCAACATGTCACGTGGAAGTTCTTCACTTATATCTCCAAAGGCGGACAGTAACTTTGGGTCTACTGAGTGGTTTGCGGTGGAGCCAAATCCTACATTTTCAGTAAAGGGTAATAAAGATTTTAAGCATCCTCTTCCATTTCATGTTGTAGAAACTGCAGCGAGTTCATCTTCAAGCGATATGAAAGCTCTACCAGGCCCATCTCCAAAAATAGATGTGAAGAAACTACTTACAACGATGCATGGACTGTCAGAGTTACTAACACTTGCACGTGGTTCAGATTCACCAAATGCGGAAGAGCTTGATCTCGTTAACACTACTGTACAGAATCTCAACTTGTACATCAAAAACAACATTCAGGAACATGCTGGGAATCAAAACGTTGCACGACGCAATTCATATGATCTAAAGTTGTTACCTAACAGAAGTAAGGTATGTTGTTCTAACtgttttcatgtatatatattctagctTAAGCATCATGAGATTTCATTGAACTTGGAAGCCCATTACTTTCTCTTAGTCTTAGAACATATTTTATTCAAGGTCAATAAGAAATAGCATCATGTCATGTAGAATTTACAAAAATGATATTGTGTTAATGCGTCACCTTTAGTTGTTAACTGTTCATCATGATTCCAAATCCTCTCTAATAGCTATCGATTAGAGACCTTCAGCTTCCAACGGCAAACAATATGACTGTCGACCTTGATGTGAAAAGGAAGGATAAATACTCTGTGGTTTCAAGAGAGACGGTCCCAGATTCTCGTTTGTATCAATATGGGGCGACCAAAGATAACAGCTTTGGTCAGGTATGgttttttttctccataattAAGCTATTATATTTGACGTTAAGTGGGAGGTAGACCGTCGGTTTGATAATTATGCAGGTTGTGGCTACAAGTGGTTACCAACAGAATCATCAAGGCGAGGAGCAGATCAACCAACATGCGCTGTTCTATAAAAGCTTATGGCTGAAGGCTGAAGCAGACAGGTGTTTGATGGTATACGAGACTTCTATTTCGAATCCAAATCTTTGAGGATACTAGAAAGGTGACAACAAATCATCCATAATACCCCCTTTACATCCTTGAACTTTTGATTCAGAATGTACTGTGAAGGGCAGTTACATGTCAGATTGGTAAGGCTTGCCCAAGGTTTGCTTTTTGATTTTGCAGGTTGGCTTGTAAAATATCAAAGAAGAGCCTCAAGATCTCCAATTTCTGGATGGAGACTAAGGcgtttaaatatttttcctaTGAAGTAGCGGACACGTAAGGATGAAGTTGGTGCTCTTTTACCTTTATTTTCATGTCGATTTAAGAGAATGAACTGACACTACTTCTCATCATTGCTACTTCACTTTCGGAATCATTACTGAgtaattttgtctttttcttatcAAAACCAGCAGGGTACTGTTTGGACGGTGGAGCCTTTTGTTTGGTGAAGATCGTAATGTTTTCTTGTTATGGTCATGTTTATTTGATTATCAGATGTATAAACAAACCAATGTAtaactcttttttaaaaaaaaaatactacgtCATCACTCTTTGGTATCTCTTAATCTTATCCTACTAACTTGCCTAGAATGACACAAAACTAAACATACTTTGATCAAAGTCGAGAGAAAATGACCTAAAAATTAAGAGGAAAAAGCAGTTTAAAAAAGGGAATCGATTATGTTCCAAACCAGTGGTAACAGGGACAAGTAACAACTAAACAAGGGCAAAAGAACAATGTAGTGGTGGTGGCTTTGCAGCTTAAAACCCTATAGGGTGAGTTCCATAATGGCTGAAACGATATCTCCATCATTTGCCTTTAGAGCTTTCACGGCTTTGGCCTTAGAGATACCTGCTTGGGTCATAACAAGATCAATGTCTCCGGCTTCAAAGCCTCCGtcgtcatcaacatcatcttagtcttcttcctctgctagTGGAGCCATGGAAGCTTGAGAAGCATCATTAGGTAGCATGTCAGGCGTCTTGAACCTCTGAGCAGCTTGAGTTTGTAGCTGAGAGCTCAGATCGTCGAGCTTAGCCTCTCCAAAAAAGACATAAGTGTCAGCATTGGGACTCTTGTAAGCAGCTGGGTTCGAGATGACATAAAACACCTGATATATAGATGCAACATTTCCCACAAatcaaacctttataaattatataacttccacccacaaaaaaaaaaaaaaaaaaaaaaaaaaaNNNNNNNNNNNNNNNNNNNNNNNNNNNNNNNNNNNNNNNNNNNNNNNNNNNNNNNNNNNNNNNNNNNNNNNNNNNNNNNNNNNNNNNNNNNNNNNNNNNNNNNNNNNNNNNNNNNNNNNNNNNNNNNNNNNNNNNNNNNNNNNNNNNNNNNNNNNNNNNNNNNNNNNNNNNNNNNNNNNNNNNNNNNNNNNNNNNNNNNNNNNNNNNNNNNNNNNNNNNNNNNNNNNNNNNNNNNNNNNNNNNNNNNNNNNNNNNNNNNNNNNNNNNNNNNNNNNNNNNNNNNNNNNNNNNNNNNNNNNNNNATTCTTTTACATTCTTGGCTCTTCGAAATTCCACGCTGCTGACATCTGAGATAGGTTTCATGCCAAGCTTTAGAAGAGCTTTGCGACTTTTCTTCTCGCTTCTACTTGGCTTTGAATACTCATTTCCAACTTCTCCTTCACCTACACAGCCATACACATAACatgaaaacaaaaccctaaaaccgaCCAGCACTATAACTGCGCAATTCTATCAAAGTGTTCCCACAATAGAGAAGCAAATTCACACTTCAGAGCTTAATCTAGGGCTTTAAGAACCTCAAAGTTTCAACAATTTCCAGtaaaaagtgagtttttttttctgatttctaCAAACCTCATTTTCAAAACCCTACaagatgtttatatatatacataactcAAAATCAAACGAACGAGCAAATTACCTCCGAAGTCCTCATCGTCTTCGTCATCGTCGTCTTCCTCATCCTCCACAACAACATCCTCTTCCTTCTGTTTTCCACCACAAACCATTATCAAAATCGACGATAACaaatcgcaaaaaaaaaatcgaacagagttaaaaaaaaaaaaaaaaaaaaaNAAAGGAGAACCTCGTGTTTCAACTGCTCTTTGATGGATTCAAACTGCGGCTTCTCTTCCTCCACAATTGCTCCTGgcatctttctttttcttcttcttcgcgcAGCTACAACCAAAAAGACCTTTACCTTTACcagagtgagtgagtgagtgtcacagagagataaaacaaagaGTATAAAAGGAGATCAATGATCCTCTGCTTCGCGGTTCACCGTATCTAAAACCCTAGTAGCTGTTAATTTCTAAAGCCCATTGGGCCTCATTCTCAAAAAACTTTGATTGGCGAATCAAAACacgtcttcttttctttgtctgtGATTATTTTTGGGAGGAATATTCATATTTGATGTCTGAATGTGTAAaactttgcttttgtttttttttgactgGAATGGTCAACTAgtcaaaacaaatgaaacaacgTTCACAAATTTTTAACTAGAATTCTCAAAACCTTTGCTTTGTTTTAGATTCAAGAAGCAAAGACGAAAGGAAAATGGAAGAACAAAACGTATCTTTGTATGCAATGATTCTATCCAGCTCCTCTGTTCTTCCCATGGTTCTGAAGACAGCTATAGATCTTGGCCTCTTCGACATATTAGCTGAGTCTGGCCCTTCCTCTGCTTCTCAGATCGTGTCTTTATTGTCTAATCAGACACAAACACACCATGATTCTAGCTTGGTTGATCGGATTCTTCGTTTTCTTACGAGCTACTCTATACTCACATGTTCTGTTTCTACTGACCACGGTGAGCCATGTGCGTTCTATGGCTTAGCTCCTGTGGCCAAGTACTTCACCAATAACCAAGATGGAGGTGGTTCGTTAGCTCCGTTGGTGAATCTCTTTCAAGACAAGGTCGTGATTGATATGTGGTAACATCATTAAAAACATCCTAACTCATTTACTAGTTTGAAAACGTTATGATCTCTAACTGATGGTTGTATTTAACCATTAAAAGGTACAACCTTAAAGATTCTGTTCTTGAAGGAGGGATTCCATTCAACAAGACTCATGGTTCGAGCGCGGTTGAATTTGTAGGAAGAGATTCAAGATTCAGACAAGTGTTTCAAAGCTCCATGAAAGGCTTCAATGAAGTATTCATGGAAGAGTTTCTGAAGAGTTACAATGGTTTCGATGGTGTGAAGTCGTTGGTTGATGTTGGTGGTGGAGATGGCTCTATTCTCAGTAGAATCATCTCTAAACATCCTCACATCATTAAAGCTATTAACTTTGATTTACCCTCTGTAATCAACACTTCATCAGCTTCTTCaggtatatacatacatacaagTTCTTGCCAAAGATTCTGTTGTATtgtaaatgatatcaatgtcaTATATTGTAGGAATTGAGTATGTTTCTGGAGACATGTTCACAAGCATTCCTAAAGGAGAAGCCATTTTCATGAAGGTATGCTTTTATCAAGTCTTAACATAATCA encodes the following:
- the LOC104757680 gene encoding caffeic acid 3-O-methyltransferase-like isoform X2 translates to MEEQNVSLYAMILSSSSVLPMVLKTAIDLGLFDILAESGPSSASQIVSLLSNQTQTHHDSSLVDRILRFLTSYSILTCSVSTDHGEPCAFYGLAPVAKYFTNNQDGGGSLAPLVNLFQDKVVIDMWYNLKDSVLEGGIPFNKTHGSSAVEFVGRDSRFRQVFQSSMKGFNEVFMEEFLKSYNGFDGVKSLVDVGGGDGSILSRIISKHPHIIKAINFDLPSVINTSSASSGIEYVSGDMFTSIPKGEAIFMKITLCFVTTYNSGCSIVGTMSIA
- the LOC104757680 gene encoding flavone 3'-O-methyltransferase 1-like isoform X1 → MEEQNVSLYAMILSSSSVLPMVLKTAIDLGLFDILAESGPSSASQIVSLLSNQTQTHHDSSLVDRILRFLTSYSILTCSVSTDHGEPCAFYGLAPVAKYFTNNQDGGGSLAPLVNLFQDKVVIDMWYNLKDSVLEGGIPFNKTHGSSAVEFVGRDSRFRQVFQSSMKGFNEVFMEEFLKSYNGFDGVKSLVDVGGGDGSILSRIISKHPHIIKAINFDLPSVINTSSASSGIEYVSGDMFTSIPKGEAIFMKWMLHSWDDEHCVKILSNCYQSLPSNGKVIVVDMVIPDLPGDTLLDRSLFQFELFMMNMNPSGKERTKKEFETLARLAGFSSVQVPFTSLCFSVVEFHKNE
- the LOC104757676 gene encoding uncharacterized protein LOC104757676 isoform X2 produces the protein MKQCSHGIDGLRTGLSPSARPFAIGSSSSTISLKSEHEDSIWGDYTLDLSFLSSDDQRSGVGDDDSLSNLSRDVEPTKEGLFLVDKIACSGKVLENPNPVILKLPEVLIESSDDAKLGLSCINTTPVRSEKTSIESDQDDSEEDSPCWKGMHSHKTSRRSTDDLSGFRRLNPLAPQFIPSNSKKKLEKCDENGSLKKSLSSTFPSSSGEFNLTDPIEDGSNDAAKTSILTHNTDEIFGFVSSDSTSKTVSMSDSRNEFLPFKRLDPLAPVFVPSSAKLSPSVHEKQGAFETNGISLISLDDKSLNKVKVVTSSGEVGHSFKSRYGGRDLNSTSSYNPWIESDAGFTEYAKPGSSSNKSHGQRRLNPLARQFSLADTKPKAYDYEKNQAADDLSLVGNTAGFYLPSPYRDHSVVDADLAQSPVYVECGLPNMSRGSSSLISPKADSNFGSTEWFAVEPNPTFSVKGNKDFKHPLPFHVVETAASSSSSDMKALPGPSPKIDVKKLLTTMHGLSELLTLARGSDSPNAEELDLVNTTVQNLNLYIKNNIQEHAGNQNVARRNSYDLKLLPNRSKEG
- the LOC104757676 gene encoding uncharacterized protein LOC104757676 isoform X1, with the translated sequence MKQCSHGIDGLRTGLSPSARPFAIGSSSSTISLKSEHEDSIWGDYTLDLSFLSSDDQRSGVGDDDSLSNLSRDVEPTKEGLFLVDKIACSGKVLENPNPVILKLPEVLIESSDDAKLGLSCINTTPVRSEKTSIESDQDDSEEDSPCWKGMHSHKTSRRSTDDLSGFRRLNPLAPQFIPSNSKKKLEKCDENGSLKKSLSSTFPSSSGEFNLTDPIEDGSNDAAKTSILTHNTDEIFGFVSSDSTSKTVSMSDSRNEFLPFKRLDPLAPVFVPSSAKLSPSVHEKQGAFETNGISLISLDDKSLNKVKVVTSSGEVGHSFKSRYGGRDLNSTSSYNPWIESDAGFTEYAKPGSSSNKSHGQRRLNPLARQFSLADTKPKAYDYEKNQAADDLSLVGNTAGFYLPSPYRDHSVVDADLAQSPVYVECGLPNMSRGSSSLISPKADSNFGSTEWFAVEPNPTFSVKGNKDFKHPLPFHVVETAASSSSSDMKALPGPSPKIDVKKLLTTMHGLSELLTLARGSDSPNAEELDLVNTTVQNLNLYIKNNIQEHAGNQNVARRNSYDLKLLPNRSKLSIRDLQLPTANNMTVDLDVKRKDKYSVVSRETVPDSRLYQYGATKDNSFGQVVATSGYQQNHQGEEQINQHALFYKSLWLKAEADRCLMVYETSISNPNL